The following is a genomic window from Fusarium verticillioides 7600 chromosome 5, whole genome shotgun sequence.
TATGTGTTGTGAGGAGGTTGGCTAAGATATGACTCACCCAGCAATGTAGACGTCGACATTGttcttcagcatcagatCCTCAAACGCAGCGCGGATGTTAACCTGGTATTTGGCAACCTCAGAACTGTACATAGGACGGTGGCCCATGACAATAACCCAAGGGGTCTTGCATCGATCAAcgctctcaagatccttaGCCAACCACTGATACTGCTCATAGTTCTTGGTATCATTATAAGAACCATGCACAGCGCCAAAGGGGCCAGAATCAGTGACATAAGTCTCATTAGCCAAGGGATGCGTctcatcgcccttgagaTCCGCAGCAAACGGCTTCTCGGGACTGTTGGCGTAATCTGTCTCTGTGTTGATAGACACAAAGTGGGCTAGACCGTAGTCGAAAGAGTACCAGAAGTTTCCAACACCGCCGGACTTGTCGCCTGCCATGTGGAAGCGGTTCTGGAAAGCGGTGAAGTTGCGCTGCGAGGGGGGGCAGGAGTAGTAGTTCAGCGTCATGTTAGCCTGGGTTGCGTTGCTCTTGTCGTTGTCGAGATAAGCAGAGAGCGTGTTGTTGCCGCCATCGAACTCAGCGCAGGTGGCTTCGTGGTTACCGGGGACAACCATGTAAGGGACCTTGagggtgatgctgttgagccaCTGCTGCCAAAGATCCCAGTTCGACTCGTACAGAACGCTCATGTCGCCACCGCGGGGACTTCCCTGGTTAGCCACTTCGCCCTTGGGAAGAGGAGTCTTGTAGTCATCGGGAATAGGACCGCCGCCGGGAAGCTCAGTTGAAGATCCATTGTAGCAAACAGGCCAGTCATCCTCGCAGGGCAGAATGCCGGAGAACCAATCATCAGCATAACTCAGATCACCACCGTGCCATGCAAACGCAGCGCCGTCGGAAACTGccttgttgagatacttgTAAGTACCAGCGGCGTTAGTATAGCCCATGTCGTTGAGAACAGCGATGGTGAACTCTGACTTGTCACCTGCTTCGCGAGCGGTAGTGAAGCTAAGGACATCAGATTTGGTGGTGCCGTTAGCAGCAGGGATCTGATAGTAGTAAGTCGTGCCAGGCTTGAGATCACTGATTTGAACATCATGGAAGAACTGATTACACTGCGtaacagccttgacagcagaACAAGGCGGCGTGCGGTCATAGCTAGAAATCGTAAGCCAATGACAACTCAACGCGCAGACGAATCGGGTAAATGCCAAGAAGCGGGAACTTACGTGGTAGTCGAACCAGTAGCTTTATTCTTCAACTCAGACTTACTCGTACCCCAATGAACCGCCGGCGCAGCACCGAGTCCAAAAGGTGTCTGGTAGTGAATGTTGATACCGCCAGGCGTATATGACGTCGAGATAACATTGACGTTGTTGCTGGGGTTTGAAGAACCAGGCTTCACGGCTGGAGGTTCAACGAGACGAGGGAATCCTTTTCCATTGCCGTTGACGGTGGGATCGACCCAATCGCCGACGGGGACTGCTGGGCCTTTGTAGGGATACTTCTCATCGACGACGGGCTTGGAGAGAGCGGGTGTCGTGAGGAGCGCGGCCAGGAGGCTGGGGGCAGCGAGGGACTTCATGATGAACCTAGTGAGGCGGCTGCAAAAGAGAGACTTTTGAGAGCAGTAAAGAATCTACACCTGTCATTCCTGTTTTGAGGTCAAATGCAACGTTGGTATATATAATTCCTATCATCGCGGACCTCCCCATGTGCTCGGAACTCAGCTGCCGGATCGTCATCTCAAATCATCGCAACCTCCAAGAATATTAACAACAATCGGATCTGACGGCTCTCGCCGGTGGCAGTAACAAGTTTAGCTTCACCATTGCCCCTGTGAATCTGCAACCCTGCCCAATCAAGGCTGATTACGATGAAACGTGATAAGCAAGCTAAGATAAGCTTCTACGGCCGATGATAACGGATTCAGCTTAAAGCCTCGCGTCAAGATGTATTAATGCGATAAAGCCAATAGCCGCTTCCACGTGGTAAACAGCATTGCTGAGCTTTTTATTTGTCGATGGGTTTGACTCCATAAATCACGGCTTTTCGGCAGACGAGATGTTGGTAATTTATGCTTGGTTACTGGTTGGTTGCATCAAGTCCCCCGCATCTGGGTCGAGATCCCTGCTTGGTTTATTCAAAAGTGCCCAGGCTCGCTTGAGGGTGAAAGAAAGCACTAACATATTGACACCAAGACACGCATAGCTGATGTACAGTCCTTTTTGTCAACATATATGCACTTGCAACATGGACCAGCACGTTCTTTACCAGCTGCCACAAATGTGTTTAGAGGGAAGCTAGAATACATCTCTTATCAGAGTGAATATCGCACGATTGGAGCAGCTGTCCTCTGAAGATCCCAGACAGACACCTTTTTCGTACAGGGACAATTCAACAATAGCTTGGAGACAGCTAGCTACCCTGCATCAAGCAGCCAAAATGGCCTTGAGTGACATACCAATAACGTGCCACAATATTTTGACATAACTTGCAGCGCTAAAGAATTGCCTTACTTTATGaccagacaaagaagagGATTTGATTTCCCAGATAAGGACATGTGACATTGTTACCCAGTAAAGCAATTAAGTTGGATCCATTAACTGGAGATCCCAGCAATTCATCCTTGTTGTCCTGGAGATCAACATGTCCATCTCCAAAGTTTGTGTATAAATGATACACCATGGAAGCTGCAAACCTTCTGGCATTATTATAATCGCCCTCCTCTCCACGAGCCTTCATACACTATATAGTATATCATGCAGACTAACAAGCTAAGCGATATCAAGACCGGACCGACGGGATCACACAGATCTGTCCACGGAAATTATTCTTCCGTACCAATTACAGTTGCCGACTGAAAGCTTCAATGTATGATCTGCATGCCGCAATCATGGCATTTCCTGCGATCTCCCAATCCAAATATGTTATACCCCGCCTCGGACCAGCTCCGTCTATCCCTTTCCAGACATTATGCTTAAACAAGATCTTCCGTTGCCATTCCTTGGTCATAAGATCAGCTTGTGATTTGTGGGATGAGAGAACAAGGTTGGGTCTATGATCTGAAACGT
Proteins encoded in this region:
- a CDS encoding acid phosphatase; protein product: MKSLAAPSLLAALLTTPALSKPVVDEKYPYKGPAVPVGDWVDPTVNGNGKGFPRLVEPPAVKPGSSNPSNNVNVISTSYTPGGINIHYQTPFGLGAAPAVHWGTSKSELKNKATGSTTTYDRTPPCSAVKAVTQCNQFFHDVQISDLKPGTTYYYQIPAANGTTKSDVLSFTTAREAGDKSEFTIAVLNDMGYTNAAGTYKYLNKAVSDGAAFAWHGGDLSYADDWFSGILPCEDDWPVCYNGSSTELPGGGPIPDDYKTPLPKGEVANQGSPRGGDMSVLYESNWDLWQQWLNSITLKVPYMVVPGNHEATCAEFDGGNNTLSAYLDNDKSNATQANMTLNYYSCPPSQRNFTAFQNRFHMAGDKSGGVGNFWYSFDYGLAHFVSINTETDYANSPEKPFAADLKGDETHPLANETYVTDSGPFGAVHGSYNDTKNYEQYQWLAKDLESVDRCKTPWVIVMGHRPMYSSEVAKYQVNIRAAFEDLMLKNNVDVYIAGHIHWYERLQPMGHNGTLDSGSIINNNTYKTNPGKSMVHLVNGAAGNLESHSVLDGEPRLNMTMFLDQTHFGFAKLTVHNESALSWHFIHGDGGVVGDELTVLKESASKCSASGNSSSPGGASGTKAPVATPTSAGTKTFVSGVLGLLALALAL